Proteins encoded together in one Micromonospora auratinigra window:
- a CDS encoding uracil-xanthine permease family protein: protein MTQSPTPARSRWSPWTLHGDGRTVRPGDVVHPAERLSWPRTVGVGVQHVVAMFGATFTVPLITGFPPATTLFFSGLGTLLFLLITGNRLPSYLGSSFAFIAPVLAAKTGGGIGAALGGILVAGAVLALVGVVVQLAGSRWIDALMPPVVTGAIVALIGLNLAPVAWDGGGSGTGVKAQPLVAVVTLAAILVATVLFRGFLARLSILLGVVVGWVLAALLGQLDQNAVTGLREAAWVGLPQFHAPSFSLRAVVLVIPVILVLIAENAGHVKAVAAMTGRNLDRLMGRAFLGDGLATVLAGSGGGSGTTTYAENIGVMAATRVYSTAAYWVAGVAAVLLGLSPKFGALILTVPAGVLGGATTALYGLIAILGARIWIENRVDFHDPVNLMTAAVAVIVGAANYTVTAGDLSFNGIALGTAAALVIYHGMRLIAHLRGTTAETRPAPEPEL from the coding sequence ATGACCCAGTCCCCCACCCCGGCACGATCCCGCTGGTCCCCGTGGACCCTGCACGGCGACGGCCGCACCGTCCGCCCCGGCGACGTGGTGCACCCGGCCGAGCGGCTCTCCTGGCCGCGTACGGTCGGCGTCGGCGTGCAGCACGTGGTGGCGATGTTCGGCGCCACCTTCACCGTGCCGCTGATCACCGGTTTCCCGCCGGCCACCACGCTCTTCTTCTCCGGGCTGGGCACCCTGCTCTTCCTGCTGATCACCGGCAACCGGCTGCCCTCGTACCTGGGCTCGTCGTTCGCCTTCATCGCCCCGGTGCTGGCCGCCAAGACGGGCGGCGGCATCGGCGCGGCGCTCGGCGGCATTTTGGTGGCCGGCGCGGTGCTGGCGCTGGTCGGGGTCGTGGTGCAGCTGGCCGGCTCCCGCTGGATCGACGCGCTGATGCCACCCGTGGTGACCGGCGCGATCGTCGCCCTGATCGGGCTCAACCTGGCGCCGGTGGCCTGGGACGGCGGCGGTAGCGGCACCGGGGTGAAGGCGCAGCCGCTGGTCGCGGTGGTCACCCTGGCCGCGATCCTGGTCGCCACCGTGCTCTTCCGCGGCTTCCTGGCCCGCCTGTCCATCCTGCTCGGGGTGGTGGTCGGCTGGGTGCTCGCCGCGCTGCTCGGGCAGCTCGACCAGAACGCGGTGACCGGGCTGAGGGAGGCCGCCTGGGTGGGGCTGCCGCAGTTCCACGCGCCCAGTTTCAGCCTGCGCGCGGTGGTGCTGGTCATCCCGGTGATCCTGGTGCTGATCGCGGAGAACGCCGGGCACGTCAAGGCGGTCGCCGCGATGACCGGACGCAACCTCGACCGGCTGATGGGGCGGGCGTTCCTCGGTGACGGCCTGGCCACCGTGCTGGCCGGCTCGGGCGGCGGCTCCGGCACCACCACGTACGCGGAGAACATCGGCGTGATGGCGGCGACCCGGGTCTACTCGACGGCCGCGTACTGGGTGGCCGGCGTGGCGGCGGTGCTGCTCGGGCTGAGCCCGAAGTTCGGCGCGCTGATCCTCACCGTGCCAGCCGGGGTGCTCGGCGGCGCGACCACCGCCCTCTACGGGCTGATCGCGATCCTCGGCGCGCGGATCTGGATCGAGAACCGGGTGGACTTCCACGACCCGGTGAACCTGATGACCGCCGCGGTCGCGGTGATCGTGGGGGCGGCCAACTACACGGTGACCGCCGGCGACCTCTCCTTCAACGGCATCGCCCTGGGCACCGCCGCCGCCCTGGTGATCTACCACGGCATGCGCCTGATCGCCCACCTCCGCGGCACGACCGCCGAGACCCGCCCCGCCCCCGAACCCGAACTCTGA